From Xanthomonas citri pv. mangiferaeindicae:
GCGAGCTCGCGCAGGAACGTCTGCGCGCGGTCGCTGGGCACCCGCACGGTCAGCTCCCCTGCGGTGGTGTATTCGATCAGCTCCAGCAGCTTGCCATCGCCGATGCGGTGTCGCTGCACGCCCTGGGTCTCGGACCGGATCCGGTTGGCGACCACGAAGCCGCCTTGCGCAGCGGCGAGATCCTCGATCGCGAGCGCCGAGCGGTAGACGTCGTCGACCGCGAACCGCGCTTGGGCGGCAAGGATGAAGCGACGCGCGGGATCGGTCTGCGCCAGTGTGCCGGAGGCCATCTGCACGGCGGCATCGACCCCCGCTTCGGCCTCGGCGGCAGGTCCGGCGCCCGCCGCCGGAGACGACATCGCATCAGCTTGCATTGCCTCGGCCGGCGGCGGCGGAGCATCGGCCGCGTACTCGCTAGCGGTCTCACCCGAGGGCCGCGCGCAGGCAGCCAGCAGCACGCAGAGCAGGCCGGTCGACAGCAGCCGGCGATGACGGAAGACGGACATGGAGGTCTCCAGAAGAAGAGGCGGGGTGCAGCGTCAACGCGCGAGGCCGAGCATCGGGGCTGACGGTGCGACGCACAAGCAGGTCCCGGACCCTGCCATCGGTCACCCCTGTGCTTTAACGCGAAGCCAACATCTTTCAATCGCCGGCCCGCTAGCGTCATGCGCGACATATCCGTCACCTGGGGATCTTAGATGCGCCACCTGTTGCTCGCGACCGCGGTCGCGATGGGCCTTGCCGCCTGCGGCGACCGTCCGCCCACTGATACCACCGCCGCCACGCCGACCGCCTCCGCTGCCAAGCCGGTGTCGCTGGACGATGTGGAGCTGATTCCGCGCGATGCGCTGTTCGGCAATCCCGAGCGCGCCGGCGTGCAGCTCAGCCCCGACGGCCGCTACCTGAGCTGGCTTGCGCCGGTGGACGGCACGATGAACGTCTGGGTGGCGCCGGCCGACGATCCGGGCGCGGCGAAGGCGGTCACCCAGGATGCGGCGCGCGGGATCCGCAATTACTTCTGGTCCTATCAGCCCGGCACGTTGCTGTACCTGCGCGACACCGGTGGCGACGAGGACTTCCATCTGTTCGCCGTCGATATCGACAGCGGGCGCAGCCGCGACCTGACGCCATTCCCCAAGACCACCGCGCAGGTGGTCGGCATCAGCCATCGCCATCCCGATGCATTGCTGGTGGGCATGAACGATCGCGATCCACAGTGGCACGATCTCTATCGCGTCGACCTGGGGAGCGGCGCGCGCACGCTGGTGACGCGCAACGACGACCACATCGGCGGCTACCTGGCCGATGCCGATTACACGCTGCGCTATGCCTCGCGCTCGCGCCCGGACGGCGGGATGGACCTGCTGCGCCGCGACGGCGACGGCTGGGCGACGATTGAGGACGTGCCCTTCGAGGACGTGCTCGGCACCGGGCCGGCCGGGCTGACCGACGATGGTGCGACCTTGTACATGCGCGATTCGCGTGATCGCGACACCGCCGCACTGTTCGCGGTCGACACCGCCAGCGGCGAGAAGCGGCTGGTGCACGAGGATGCGCGCGCGGACATCGGCGACGCCCTGTCCGACCCGCGCACCGGTGTCGTGCAGGCGGTCTCGGCGAACTACCTGCGCGAGGCCTGGACGGCGGTCGACGACCGCATCCGCGCCGATCTTGAGACGCTCGAAGCGATCGGCCCGGGCGAGGTCTCGATCAACAGCCGCACACTCGACGATCGCCACTGGCTGGTCGCCTACTCGGCCGCCGAATCGCCGGTCGTCTACTACCGCTACGACCGCCCGGCCGAGGGCGGCGCAGGCACGCTGACCCAGCTGTTCTCAGGGCGTCCGGCGCTCGAGGGCAAGCCACTGGTGCCGATGTGGCCGCTGGAACTCAAGTCACGCGACGGACTGACCCTGGTCAGCTATCTCACGCTGCCCAAGCACGCCGACGCCGACAACGACGGCAAGGCCGACGCGCCGGTGCCGCTGGTGCTGCGCGTGCATGGCGGGCCCTGGTCGCGCGATGGCTACGGCTTCAAGCCGACAGACCAGTGGCTGGCCAACCGCGGCTACGCGGTGCTGAGCGTCAACTTCCGCGGCTCGACCGGCTTCGGCAAGCAGTTCACCAATGCCGGCAACGGCGAGTGGGCGGCCAAGATGCATGACGACCTGATCGACGCGGTGCAATGGGCGGTCGACAGCGGCGTGACCACTGCCGACAAGGTCGCGATCATGGGCGGCAGCTATGGTGGCTACGCGACGTTGGTCGGGCTGACGTTCACGCCCGACACCTTCGCCTGCGGCGTCGACATCGTCGGCCCGTCGAACCTCAATACCTTGCTGTCGACGGTACCGCCGTACTGGGCGAGCTTCTTCGAGCAGCTCGCCCGACGCATGGGCGACCCGCGCACCGAAGCGGGCAAGGCCTGGCTGACCGAGCGCTCGCCGCTGACCCGCGCCGATGCGATCACCAAGCCGCTGCTGATCGGTCAGGGTGCCAACGATCCGCGGGTCAAGCAGGCCGAGAGCGACCAGATCGTCGAGGCAATGACCGCCAAGTCGATCCCGGTCACCTACGTGCTGTTTCCCGACGAAGGCCACGGCTTCGCGCGGCCGGAGAACAGCACCGCGTTCAACGCGGTCACCGAGGGCTTCCTGCAAACGTGCCTGGGCGGACGGGCGCAGCCGATCGGCGACGACTTCGCAGGCTCGAGCATCACGGTGCCCACCGGTGCCGACC
This genomic window contains:
- a CDS encoding peptidase S9, with the protein product MRHLLLATAVAMGLAACGDRPPTDTTAATPTASAAKPVSLDDVELIPRDALFGNPERAGVQLSPDGRYLSWLAPVDGTMNVWVAPADDPGAAKAVTQDAARGIRNYFWSYQPGTLLYLRDTGGDEDFHLFAVDIDSGRSRDLTPFPKTTAQVVGISHRHPDALLVGMNDRDPQWHDLYRVDLGSGARTLVTRNDDHIGGYLADADYTLRYASRSRPDGGMDLLRRDGDGWATIEDVPFEDVLGTGPAGLTDDGATLYMRDSRDRDTAALFAVDTASGEKRLVHEDARADIGDALSDPRTGVVQAVSANYLREAWTAVDDRIRADLETLEAIGPGEVSINSRTLDDRHWLVAYSAAESPVVYYRYDRPAEGGAGTLTQLFSGRPALEGKPLVPMWPLELKSRDGLTLVSYLTLPKHADADNDGKADAPVPLVLRVHGGPWSRDGYGFKPTDQWLANRGYAVLSVNFRGSTGFGKQFTNAGNGEWAAKMHDDLIDAVQWAVDSGVTTADKVAIMGGSYGGYATLVGLTFTPDTFACGVDIVGPSNLNTLLSTVPPYWASFFEQLARRMGDPRTEAGKAWLTERSPLTRADAITKPLLIGQGANDPRVKQAESDQIVEAMTAKSIPVTYVLFPDEGHGFARPENSTAFNAVTEGFLQTCLGGRAQPIGDDFAGSSITVPTGADRVPGLADALKTHTQDVRK